One Maribacter sp. HTCC2170 genomic window, AATATCAGATTCGCTCCATACATTTTCCTCCATCTTTCGGCAATTAACACAGGCCCAACCGGTAAAATCGAGAAGAATGGGTTTATTGACAGATTTTGCATAGGTGACACCTTCTTCAAAATCTTTATAACAATCGATCCCCAATGGGCAATCACTTTCCGTCTCAAAGACACTATAAAAATCCGGTGGTGGAAAACCACTCAACAACTTAAGATTAGTTATGTTGGTAAGTCCTAGAACTAAATATATAGTAAAGGCAAAGCTTACAATTCCCGTAATTTTTCTACCCGCAGACAACTTTTGTTTAGGCCCATCGTGTTTAAATCTAAAAACACCGAAAAGATAGAGCGTGAGCAGCACAAAAAGTAAAATCCAAATACCCAAGAAAATCTCTCTTTTGAAAATACCCCAATTGCCAACCAAATCGGCATTGGAAAGGAACTTGAATGCAAGTGCCAATTCCAAGAACCCCAGCACTACTTTAACGGTGGTCATCCACCCACCTGATTTAGGGAGGGAATTTAACCAAGCTGGGAACATCGCGAATAAGGCAAAGGGCAATGCCAAAGCTACTCCAAAGCCTGTCATACCAGCTGAGAGGTTATAGGCCACTTCTCCTTCAGCTAAAGTCGTACTACCCAACAAACCACCTAATATGGGACCTGTACAGGAAAATGAAACTATGGCCAGAGTAACCGCCATAAAAAAGATGCCTATGCCCCCTCCTACCTTCGTCGAGGCAGCATCCATTTTATTTGCCCAAGAACTGGGTAAGGTCAATTCGTAATACCCAAAAAAGGAAAAAGCAAAAAACACGAATATGATGAAAAAGAACAAATTCAGCCAAATATTGGTCGCAATGGTATTCAATATCTGCGAGTCGACCGAATCGAAAATATGAAAGGGAAGGCTCAACAAAAAGTATATTAATACAATAAAGAAACCATATAAAATAGCATTGAAAATACCCTTCGACTTATTTCCCGTTTGTTTGGTAAAGAAAGAAACCGTCAAAGGAATCATGGGAAAAACACAGGGTGTCAATAAAGCAATTAATCCCCCTAAAAAGCCTAGTCCAAATACAACCCACAATGATGACTTACCATTTGAACTTTCATTACCGGTATTTAAAATCTCTTTGTTCTTAAGGTTTATTTTTAACGCATCACCCATTGCCAAGCTTCGATCGTCACTGTCTTAATCACTGTTACGGCCTCGCCGCCATCCAGAGCAAAGTGAAAATCTTTATCAACCGCGATACAGACTTCCTTACATACTTGATAAAAAAGGTTAACGTCTATTTGACGTACCTCTGTATTCAACAATTTAACACGTTGCTTAAAAACCACGTTCTTTTTAAAAAACGTTTCGTCAACCTCAAAAATATCGCTGTATTCCGTTTGGGTCTGACTTTCTTGGGTACCACCGACCAATTCATAATCAACCCCATTCTTTTCGTAAGTGAACTCACTGGGCAAAGAACCACCGTCTGCTGTAAATTGAGAATACACATGCCACCCTTCAAATATCTTTCCCCGTATGACAAGTTCATATTCGGTTTCAGAAATCTCATTGACTTCTTGCGACCACAACACTGGGTTGTCATCATCCTGAGAAAACATAGATATACTACTGAATATCAATATTATAAATACAAAAAGATGCTTCATTAATTCAATATTATTTTTACTGCTTTCTTTGTTTTACTGGTAACTCTAAACCGATCATCGGCCCGTCTCCCAACTACCCAAATTATATCCTGCGATGAACATAACAACCACTGGCTATCCTTTTCAATGAGGCTCAGCTTCTCGTCTTTAAAGTACTTGGACACTTTTTTTCGACCAACCATGCCAAAAGGATAAAAATAGTCGCCTTTTTGCCATTTTCTTAACACCAATGGATACTTTAACGTTTCTTTATCTACATATAGTACACTAGCGTTGGTCTCTTCAATATTGTTGACACTAACAATTGATAAACTTATAGGTACGTCAATATGATCCGTAGATTCATCAATTTCGTAATTGAATTCAACCTTATCCATGGAGCCACTTAGCAAAAGTTCATCCCTATCTTTTACCAATCTATGGGTTTTGGAATAAATGGTCTTGCCACTCATTGCATTTAAAAGAAGTTTCACATCTTCCCACTCTGTAAACCCATATTCATTAAAAAGTCCATATAAATAAGCATCCAAGGGCTTTAAGACCTTCAAAGGCTCAATGGGAATACGAATAAGTTCTCCTTCAATCGTAAAGAGCTTCGCCTTAACTTGGTTTAAATGACCATCGGAAATGTCTGAAGCCTGCCTCAAATACTTTTGGGTAATACGAAAATTGTTACTGAAAGTAGGGTGGAGTTCTTTTAATCGTGGCACAATTTCATGCCTTATCTTATTACGAAGGTACTTAGTTTCTTTATTGCTTTGATCCTCACGCCATTCGATATTACTCTGTTTGGCGTACTCCATGATCTGCAGTCTTGAAAATGCAAGCAGCGGTCTTGATATTTCGTTTGTTTTAGACGGAATTCCCGTTAACCCTTTTATTCCGGTTCCTCGCGAAAGATTTATTAGGAATGTCTCTATATTATCATCTGCATGATGTGCGGTCACTAAAGTTTTAATACTATGTTGCTTCTTTAGGCTCTTAAACCACTCGTAACGCATTTTTCTAGCAGCCATCTGAATTGATACACCTTGCTCGTTAGCATATTCAAGGGTGTCAAAACATATTACAAAACAAGGCACCTTCAAAATCTCTGCCAATTCCTTGACAAATCTTTCGTCCTTATCACTTTCAATATCACGTAGCTTGAAATTACAATGTGCCAATGAAAAATCCAGTCCAAGCTCTGAGCATAGATGAGCTAAAACTACGCTGTCCAATCCACCACTACAGGCCAATAAAAATCTACTTTGAAGTAATTCTGGAAAGTGGTTTTCAATATGTTCTCTAAATTCATTCAGCACAATGCAAAAATACTTAAAGTTGTTGCCTCAGCCAATTCTGAATTACATTCAGCACTTCTTCCCGACAAATATCATTGTGCAGTTCATGATACCCTTCATCAATTAGTTTTAAGGTCGTGACCTCACAATTTTCATGAAATTCCTCAGTACCCGTAAAATCTATAATAGGATCCCCTGTGCCGTGTAACAAAAGGGTATTGGAATTTAAGTTTGAAGCGTTTTGAATTGCCCATTCCCCTGCGTCAATAATTGGAAAAGAAAACATAGGGCTTACTTTGTCATGAACCAACGGGTCTGACTTATATTTTTCAACTTCCATCGGTATTCTTGAAATTCCGCTTGGATCCAAGCCAGACGGTAATGTCAAAGAAGGCCAAACGTTTAGCATAGCTTTTCCGAGAATCATTTTCCATTTCGGAGGTTGAAACGCCAACCTCAAATACGGACTCGTTGCAATAATGCCTTTTATATTGGTTTTATTCCTCAGCGCATGGTTTAAAACCAAATTACCACCCATACTATGACCGTATAAAAATTGTGCTTTATTAGGGAATAGAGAATTGGCTTTTTCCTGTACTAAACCCAATAATTGCAATAAAGCCATATAACTAGGGCAGTGCCCTTTATTACCTTCGGTCTGGCCATGACCAAAATTGTCATAAACAACCACTGCAAATCCTGTTTTTAGCAACATTGGGATAACATATTCTTCATAGCGCCCAGAATGCTCCCCGAAGCCATGTACCAATATTACAACACCTTTGGTTTCATCAGGTTGAAAGTATCCCGCGTGGATTTTT contains:
- a CDS encoding alpha/beta hydrolase, encoding MKFQRIDLEFNTTKIHAGYFQPDETKGVVILVHGFGEHSGRYEEYVIPMLLKTGFAVVVYDNFGHGQTEGNKGHCPSYMALLQLLGLVQEKANSLFPNKAQFLYGHSMGGNLVLNHALRNKTNIKGIIATSPYLRLAFQPPKWKMILGKAMLNVWPSLTLPSGLDPSGISRIPMEVEKYKSDPLVHDKVSPMFSFPIIDAGEWAIQNASNLNSNTLLLHGTGDPIIDFTGTEEFHENCEVTTLKLIDEGYHELHNDICREEVLNVIQNWLRQQL
- the tilS gene encoding tRNA lysidine(34) synthetase TilS — protein: MLNEFREHIENHFPELLQSRFLLACSGGLDSVVLAHLCSELGLDFSLAHCNFKLRDIESDKDERFVKELAEILKVPCFVICFDTLEYANEQGVSIQMAARKMRYEWFKSLKKQHSIKTLVTAHHADDNIETFLINLSRGTGIKGLTGIPSKTNEISRPLLAFSRLQIMEYAKQSNIEWREDQSNKETKYLRNKIRHEIVPRLKELHPTFSNNFRITQKYLRQASDISDGHLNQVKAKLFTIEGELIRIPIEPLKVLKPLDAYLYGLFNEYGFTEWEDVKLLLNAMSGKTIYSKTHRLVKDRDELLLSGSMDKVEFNYEIDESTDHIDVPISLSIVSVNNIEETNASVLYVDKETLKYPLVLRKWQKGDYFYPFGMVGRKKVSKYFKDEKLSLIEKDSQWLLCSSQDIIWVVGRRADDRFRVTSKTKKAVKIILN